The following are encoded in a window of Brevibacillus ruminantium genomic DNA:
- a CDS encoding ABC transporter permease gives MEQQIDHLFRPLQKNAEARDLSTRPSLTNAQLVLRKLIKNKLAMLGFAIIVGLILMAIIGPHLVPYSASDQSLLTKNKPLSAEHWFGTDELGRDMFARTWAGARISLTIGVVAALIDLVVGVTVGGISGYMAGRGKRGDRIDTIIMRIIEVLYGLPYLLVVILLMVVMEPGMLTIIIALSATGWTGMARLVRGQILQLKNQEFILASQVLGAKFSRILLKHLIPNTIGVIIVNLTFTIPSAIFAESFLSFLGLGVQAPDASWGTMTNDALGVILTGDWWRLFFPGLMISLTMFAFNVFGDGLQDALDPRLRE, from the coding sequence ATGGAACAGCAAATCGATCATCTCTTCCGGCCGTTGCAAAAAAACGCGGAAGCGCGTGATCTTTCGACGCGGCCCAGTCTGACCAATGCACAACTGGTCTTGCGAAAGCTGATCAAAAACAAGCTGGCGATGCTCGGCTTCGCCATTATCGTAGGTCTGATCCTGATGGCCATCATCGGCCCCCATCTGGTGCCGTACAGCGCCTCTGACCAAAGCCTGCTCACCAAAAATAAACCGCTGTCTGCCGAGCATTGGTTCGGTACAGATGAATTGGGGCGTGACATGTTTGCCCGTACGTGGGCAGGTGCCCGCATCTCGCTGACGATCGGCGTGGTTGCTGCATTGATCGACCTGGTCGTAGGCGTGACAGTAGGGGGTATCTCCGGTTACATGGCTGGCAGAGGAAAGCGCGGTGATCGGATTGACACGATCATCATGCGTATCATCGAAGTGCTCTACGGACTGCCTTATCTGCTCGTGGTGATTTTGCTGATGGTCGTGATGGAGCCGGGGATGCTGACGATTATCATTGCCCTCTCGGCAACCGGGTGGACAGGCATGGCGCGACTGGTGCGAGGGCAGATTCTCCAGTTGAAGAACCAGGAATTTATTCTCGCATCGCAAGTGCTCGGGGCCAAATTTTCCCGGATTCTGCTCAAACATCTGATACCGAATACCATTGGCGTCATTATCGTCAACCTTACCTTTACCATTCCATCGGCGATTTTTGCCGAATCCTTCCTCAGCTTTCTGGGATTAGGGGTCCAAGCTCCTGACGCGAGCTGGGGAACGATGACCAATGACGCGCTGGGGGTTATTTTGACGGGGGACTGGTGGCGTCTCTTCTTCCCGGGACTGATGATTTCCTTGACGATGTTTGCTTTTAACGTATTTGGAGACGGCTTGCAGGATGCACTCGATCCGCGCCTGCGCGAATAG
- a CDS encoding sigma 54-interacting transcriptional regulator — protein MEKKTVTFVAKMDEFLQSVVSQCNELGISQDFHIEGRRLDQLPYRPIAENSLVVLSTDRICDQVEPYLPLGSQAIIAKRMLPYHSLREMLEIPPGVKVLLVSDTAETASDTIRLLVESGMDFELHPYYPGAELPPDIDIAVTPGESEHVPPSIRKVVDIGFRVIDLSTWLEIYAHFDNANFHKVTARAMQSLIYITKELNNEIIHARLLQMYLEGIVNGIEDAVIALDEQEVIRFINQKAVDTLHLPGPRVQGEKAALCLPDDFMETVRDCGENEELLVDWAGRTYFFRKMHIVMEGRFLGSLLLFRKAAEIEKMEHDYRLRLYSKGLVAKYSFDDIHGRSLSFQKVVQIAKKMARSNSTILLLGETGTGKELLAQAIHNASPRKREPFVGVNFAAISESLLESELFGYEEGAFTGARKGGHIGWFELAHKGTIFLDEIGDASGAIQNRLLRVLQERQIMRVGGNKVIPVDIRVIAATNQDLQQMIKEGRFRADLYYRLNILPIHLPPLRKRGEDIPWLVEAFVRHYCLDLRRPPFTLSREALKAMQEYHWPGNIRELENVVEYLAHVVEDEVYAHHLPFLQTYNTELSLDTAMLQDQELAAYQEYEKRGFLPEMMAILQELSETGGGRYALQEQMREHGYELTTQQLRYRLKLLQQDELIFVGKGRQGSTISPKGEAFLAFYKHAMAKEGMK, from the coding sequence ATGGAAAAAAAGACAGTAACCTTCGTTGCAAAGATGGATGAATTTTTACAATCGGTGGTCAGTCAGTGCAATGAACTGGGGATCTCGCAAGATTTTCATATTGAGGGGCGGCGACTGGATCAGTTGCCGTACAGGCCGATTGCGGAAAATTCGCTCGTGGTTCTCTCTACAGACCGGATCTGCGACCAGGTAGAGCCGTATTTGCCGCTCGGTTCCCAGGCGATTATCGCCAAGCGGATGCTGCCGTATCACAGTCTTCGGGAGATGCTGGAGATTCCGCCCGGGGTCAAGGTCTTGCTCGTCAGTGACACAGCCGAAACGGCGTCCGATACGATTCGCCTGCTGGTCGAATCCGGAATGGATTTCGAACTCCACCCGTATTACCCGGGAGCCGAATTGCCGCCTGATATTGATATTGCCGTCACGCCCGGAGAATCCGAGCATGTTCCTCCCAGCATACGCAAGGTGGTTGATATCGGCTTTCGCGTCATCGATCTGTCCACCTGGCTGGAGATTTACGCCCACTTTGACAACGCCAATTTCCATAAAGTAACAGCCCGTGCGATGCAGTCCCTTATCTATATCACAAAGGAATTGAACAATGAAATCATTCACGCTCGTCTGCTGCAAATGTATCTGGAGGGCATCGTCAATGGAATCGAGGATGCAGTCATTGCGCTGGATGAGCAAGAGGTCATTCGGTTTATCAATCAGAAAGCGGTAGATACGCTTCATCTCCCCGGGCCGAGGGTGCAGGGAGAGAAAGCAGCCCTTTGTCTACCGGATGATTTTATGGAAACCGTGCGTGACTGCGGCGAAAATGAGGAGCTGTTGGTGGACTGGGCTGGCCGCACCTATTTTTTTCGTAAAATGCATATTGTCATGGAAGGCCGTTTTCTCGGAAGTCTGCTTTTGTTTCGGAAGGCCGCCGAAATTGAAAAAATGGAGCATGACTACCGATTGCGTTTGTACAGCAAGGGCCTGGTCGCCAAATACAGCTTCGATGACATTCATGGCAGAAGTCTCTCTTTTCAAAAGGTCGTCCAGATTGCGAAAAAGATGGCTCGCAGCAACTCCACGATCCTGCTACTCGGAGAAACAGGAACGGGGAAGGAACTATTGGCACAGGCGATTCACAATGCCTCGCCGCGCAAGCGTGAGCCGTTTGTCGGAGTGAACTTTGCCGCCATCTCCGAATCGCTTCTGGAGAGCGAGCTGTTCGGGTATGAAGAAGGGGCCTTTACCGGAGCGCGAAAAGGAGGCCATATCGGCTGGTTTGAATTGGCCCACAAAGGAACAATTTTTCTGGATGAAATCGGAGATGCGAGTGGCGCCATTCAGAACAGGCTGCTTCGTGTCCTGCAAGAGCGACAGATCATGCGCGTTGGAGGGAACAAGGTGATCCCCGTCGACATCCGGGTCATTGCCGCCACCAATCAGGATTTGCAGCAAATGATCAAAGAGGGAAGATTTCGCGCGGATCTGTACTACCGGCTCAACATATTGCCGATCCATTTGCCGCCGCTTCGCAAGCGTGGAGAAGATATCCCCTGGCTGGTGGAGGCGTTTGTTCGGCATTACTGTCTCGATTTGCGCCGCCCTCCCTTCACGCTTTCCAGAGAAGCATTGAAAGCGATGCAGGAATACCATTGGCCGGGAAATATCCGCGAATTGGAGAATGTGGTCGAGTATTTGGCCCATGTGGTCGAGGATGAAGTGTATGCGCATCATCTGCCTTTTTTGCAGACGTACAACACCGAGCTCTCCCTGGACACGGCGATGCTCCAAGACCAGGAGCTCGCTGCCTATCAGGAATACGAGAAAAGAGGCTTTTTGCCGGAAATGATGGCAATCCTCCAGGAACTCTCAGAGACGGGCGGCGGAAGATATGCGCTTCAGGAGCAGATGCGGGAGCATGGCTATGAACTGACTACGCAGCAGCTTCGTTACCGACTCAAGCTGCTGCAGCAGGATGAACTGATCTTCGTCGGCAAAGGGCGTCAAGGCAGTACCATTTCTCCCAAGGGAGAGGCGTTTTTGGCTTTTTATAAGCACGCTATGGCCAAGGAGGGAATGAAATGA
- a CDS encoding ABC transporter ATP-binding protein — MEKHLLKIDNLKVNFKTYGGEVQAVRGVSFHVDKGETVAIVGESGCGKSVTAQAIMGLIPNPPGRIVDGKILFEEKEITHLSKKEWRQIRGSKIGMVFQDPMTALNPTMKVGTQIVEGFVRNQQVSREEAEKRAIEMLRLVGIPDPEKRVNQYPHQFSGGMRQRVVIAIALACQPQLVIADEPTTALDVTIQAQILDLLKRLQEEQELSVVIITHDLGVVAEIAHRMVVMYAGIVVETGTVEDVFASPRHPYTWGLMRSLPRIDGEEKQRLVPIDGTPPDLFDPPKGCPFAARCDYAMEICNQQMPANTSFEEGHHAACWLHDPRAPRIEDLVAAGRQGK, encoded by the coding sequence ATGGAAAAACATCTGCTCAAGATAGACAACCTGAAAGTAAACTTTAAGACGTACGGCGGTGAGGTACAAGCTGTGCGCGGCGTATCCTTCCATGTGGACAAAGGGGAGACAGTGGCGATCGTCGGCGAGAGCGGCTGCGGAAAAAGCGTAACCGCTCAGGCGATCATGGGCTTGATCCCCAATCCTCCGGGCCGGATCGTGGACGGCAAGATTCTCTTTGAAGAGAAAGAGATCACCCATCTGAGCAAAAAGGAGTGGAGGCAAATCCGCGGGTCCAAGATCGGCATGGTATTTCAGGACCCGATGACCGCTTTGAATCCGACGATGAAGGTGGGAACCCAGATCGTTGAAGGATTCGTCCGCAACCAGCAGGTATCGCGGGAGGAAGCCGAGAAGCGGGCGATTGAAATGCTGCGCCTCGTCGGAATTCCCGACCCGGAAAAACGCGTGAATCAGTATCCGCACCAATTCAGCGGCGGGATGCGTCAGCGCGTAGTAATTGCGATTGCGCTGGCGTGTCAGCCGCAATTGGTGATTGCCGACGAGCCGACGACAGCGCTCGACGTAACCATTCAGGCGCAAATTCTTGATCTTTTGAAACGGCTGCAGGAAGAGCAGGAGCTCTCCGTCGTGATTATCACGCATGATCTGGGTGTCGTAGCGGAAATTGCGCATCGCATGGTCGTCATGTACGCCGGAATCGTCGTCGAAACTGGCACCGTTGAGGATGTCTTTGCTTCCCCTCGCCACCCGTATACCTGGGGGCTGATGCGTTCGCTGCCCCGGATTGACGGCGAAGAAAAACAGCGGCTGGTGCCGATTGACGGAACGCCGCCAGATCTGTTTGATCCGCCAAAAGGCTGCCCGTTTGCCGCACGCTGTGACTATGCCATGGAAATCTGCAATCAGCAAATGCCGGCAAACACCAGCTTCGAGGAGGGGCATCATGCTGCATGCTGGCTGCATGATCCGCGTGCTCCGCGCATCGAGGACTTGGTAGCGGCAGGGAGGCAAGGGAAATGA
- a CDS encoding ABC transporter permease gives MSNYLIKRVLMMLLTLWIIVTLTFSLMHAIPGDPFASESDQLPEQILANLRAKYNLDEPLPIQYVLYLKNLITLDLGPSIKSDTRGVNDMIADGFSASATLGLQAIVIALFFGILFGIIAALNRNKWLDYLAMALAVLGVAIPSFIMAPLLINLFAIKLPLFPVATWGTWMHTVLPSLALAFGPLAIITRYMRASMIEVMNQNYIRTAEAKGVPTVSLVVRHGIRNAILPVVTFLGPLIASLITGTFVVEKIFAVPGIGKYFVDGIFNRDYPVILGTTIFYSSILIVTIFLIDIAYTLIDPRIKLTNKEG, from the coding sequence ATGTCCAATTACCTCATAAAACGCGTTCTGATGATGCTGCTGACGCTTTGGATCATCGTAACGCTGACATTTTCCCTGATGCATGCGATTCCGGGCGATCCGTTTGCCTCGGAATCGGATCAGCTGCCTGAGCAGATCCTGGCCAATCTGCGTGCCAAATACAATCTGGACGAGCCTCTGCCGATTCAATACGTGCTTTATCTGAAAAACTTGATCACGCTCGACCTCGGACCCTCGATCAAATCAGATACCCGCGGGGTCAATGACATGATCGCTGACGGTTTTTCAGCTTCGGCAACGCTGGGATTGCAGGCGATTGTCATCGCGCTTTTCTTTGGTATCCTGTTCGGGATTATTGCCGCGCTGAACCGCAACAAATGGCTTGACTATCTGGCAATGGCCCTGGCCGTTCTCGGGGTGGCGATCCCCAGCTTTATCATGGCGCCGCTCTTGATCAACCTGTTTGCGATCAAACTGCCGCTGTTCCCGGTTGCGACATGGGGCACCTGGATGCATACCGTGCTTCCGTCCCTTGCGCTCGCATTTGGTCCGCTGGCGATTATCACCCGCTATATGCGCGCCAGCATGATTGAAGTGATGAATCAGAACTACATCCGCACGGCAGAGGCAAAAGGTGTTCCCACCGTTTCCCTTGTGGTCAGACATGGCATACGCAATGCGATTTTGCCCGTCGTCACATTCTTGGGGCCGCTGATTGCATCCTTGATCACCGGTACATTTGTGGTGGAAAAGATCTTTGCGGTGCCGGGCATTGGGAAGTACTTCGTTGATGGAATCTTTAATCGCGATTATCCGGTCATTTTAGGAACCACTATTTTTTACAGTTCCATTCTGATCGTCACTATTTTCCTGATTGATATCGCCTACACCCTGATTGACCCGAGAATCAAGCTGACGAACAAGGAGGGATAA
- the pepV gene encoding dipeptidase PepV — translation MSRDWKEKAFARQEEYLNKLVPLLAINSIEDLTTAAEGKPFGEGVAQALEYFLKLGEADGFRTKNLDGYAGYVEYGEGEEEVGVLVHVDVVTVGEGWTTPPFEPSIRDGKIYARGAIDDKGPALAAYYALKLVKESGLPLSKRIRFIIGTDEESGWLCMKHYAEVEKLPEIGFSPDASFPMIHAEKGQINPTLAVAPYQSQADSTAWVLHSFASGDQGNSVPEKVKAIVSMPLAAEARSTIQEIRESWQAHLARHGVTGEIQQQSDGTLCFEAKGKPAHGMEPHLGKNAGTIAAHFLHQFSFQGSDQAFLGFLSEVLHEDHWGEKLGLAVEDEVTGRLTVNAGIFSYDRAEGGSIRLNIRYPATIEPEEYVEKLKKRADELNLGISSLRTSRAHYVPKDHPVVQTLSRVYSKHTGEEAVLLSSGGATYAKSLKAGVAFGPLFPGKKSMAHLTDEYAEIDDLLRAIAIYAEAMYELAK, via the coding sequence ATGAGCAGAGACTGGAAAGAGAAAGCGTTCGCTCGGCAGGAAGAGTATCTGAACAAGCTCGTGCCGCTGCTCGCGATCAACAGTATCGAGGATCTGACGACCGCAGCGGAGGGGAAACCGTTTGGTGAGGGAGTCGCCCAAGCGCTTGAGTATTTTCTGAAGCTGGGAGAGGCGGACGGTTTTCGGACAAAAAATCTGGACGGGTACGCGGGCTATGTGGAGTACGGCGAGGGTGAGGAAGAGGTCGGAGTCCTGGTTCACGTCGATGTCGTAACTGTGGGAGAGGGCTGGACGACGCCTCCATTTGAGCCGAGCATTCGCGACGGGAAAATCTATGCGCGGGGGGCGATTGACGACAAGGGGCCGGCGCTTGCTGCCTATTATGCGCTCAAGCTGGTAAAGGAGTCGGGTCTGCCCCTCTCCAAACGGATTCGGTTTATTATCGGCACCGATGAAGAGAGCGGCTGGCTGTGCATGAAGCATTATGCGGAAGTGGAAAAGCTGCCGGAAATCGGTTTTTCTCCAGACGCATCCTTCCCCATGATTCATGCTGAAAAGGGGCAGATTAATCCGACGCTGGCAGTAGCTCCATACCAATCGCAAGCAGACAGCACCGCCTGGGTCCTTCACTCGTTTGCATCCGGTGATCAGGGAAACAGCGTTCCGGAAAAAGTGAAAGCGATCGTTTCGATGCCACTTGCTGCAGAAGCAAGGTCGACGATTCAAGAAATTCGCGAAAGCTGGCAGGCTCATCTCGCTCGCCACGGGGTCACAGGAGAAATCCAGCAGCAATCCGATGGAACTCTCTGTTTTGAAGCGAAAGGGAAACCAGCGCATGGGATGGAGCCGCATCTGGGCAAAAATGCCGGAACCATCGCCGCCCATTTTCTCCACCAGTTTTCCTTCCAGGGATCCGATCAAGCATTTCTCGGCTTCCTTTCAGAGGTCTTGCATGAGGATCATTGGGGAGAAAAGCTGGGACTGGCTGTTGAGGACGAGGTGACGGGCCGATTGACGGTAAATGCCGGCATTTTCTCCTATGACCGCGCAGAGGGCGGATCGATCCGGCTGAATATTCGCTATCCCGCGACCATTGAGCCGGAGGAGTATGTAGAAAAGCTGAAAAAGCGGGCAGACGAATTGAATCTGGGCATCTCCAGCCTGCGGACATCCCGCGCTCACTATGTGCCAAAGGATCACCCTGTCGTGCAAACGCTGTCCCGTGTCTATTCCAAACATACGGGAGAGGAAGCCGTACTGCTCTCATCCGGGGGTGCAACCTACGCAAAATCACTGAAAGCAGGCGTCGCTTTTGGCCCTCTTTTTCCCGGGAAGAAATCAATGGCCCATCTCACAGATGAGTATGCCGAGATTGATGATTTGCTCCGGGCAATTGCTATCTATGCAGAGGCCATGTACGAACTTGCGAAATAA